A genome region from Alkalimarinus coralli includes the following:
- a CDS encoding alkaline phosphatase, with protein sequence MQEKSLVKHVKALSLGLSMLTVVGCSHTQTESAVSESPSQVKNVIMMIGDGMGPQQMGLLENYAVNASTSIYKDQQTGLAKMINNGTLGLSSHNPADSIVADSACSASQLATGEPSLSEAVGLDINGNSVETVLELAKAQGKATGLVSDTRLTHATPAAFAAHRYHRSLENQIAEDMLANQVDVMLSGGLRYWIPQEVNEKGEAYQALVEKTGGAVKIKSKRKDNKNLLNEAEKMGYSLAFNRDDLSQVDNGKLLGLFAYSGMQDGIEYTQTKNDPNRTMPGLREMTEKALDILSQDEDGFFLMIEGGRIDWAGHDNDAGTMLHEMLKFDEAVNYVYEWARKRNDTLVLVTADHETGGFGFSYTRANLPEAKEVTGKAFANAQYKPNFNFGSFDILDKLYMQKKSFANILADYDSGEKTAEALAKLVNENSEFDITVDQANEILARENNDYHVKGHKYLDSKSFPKVNDFKSFYVYGDEIRNDLLGRALSEQQNVVWGTGTHTSTPVAVIAFGPDAVESKFSSMTHHIELGKMAKKAIAGEI encoded by the coding sequence ATGCAAGAAAAGAGTTTGGTCAAACATGTTAAGGCATTGAGCCTTGGGCTATCCATGTTGACTGTCGTTGGGTGCAGCCATACGCAAACTGAAAGTGCGGTATCTGAGTCACCTTCGCAAGTGAAGAATGTGATCATGATGATTGGTGATGGTATGGGGCCACAGCAGATGGGATTGCTGGAAAATTATGCAGTTAATGCCTCGACGTCAATCTATAAAGATCAGCAAACGGGTCTGGCCAAAATGATCAATAACGGTACTCTCGGGTTATCATCGCACAACCCCGCGGATAGTATTGTTGCTGACTCTGCCTGTTCTGCTTCTCAACTCGCAACAGGTGAGCCATCACTATCCGAGGCCGTGGGTTTGGATATTAATGGTAATAGTGTTGAAACCGTTCTCGAACTGGCTAAGGCACAAGGAAAGGCAACGGGGCTTGTTTCTGACACTCGGTTGACCCATGCTACCCCGGCAGCATTTGCAGCGCACCGTTATCACCGCTCTTTGGAAAACCAGATAGCAGAAGATATGTTGGCAAACCAAGTTGATGTCATGTTATCGGGTGGTTTGCGTTACTGGATCCCTCAAGAAGTCAATGAGAAAGGCGAAGCCTATCAGGCGCTTGTAGAGAAAACAGGCGGCGCGGTTAAGATCAAGTCTAAGCGTAAGGACAATAAAAACCTGTTGAATGAAGCTGAAAAAATGGGCTATAGCCTTGCCTTTAATCGTGATGACCTGTCACAAGTCGATAATGGTAAGCTGTTAGGGTTGTTTGCATATTCAGGAATGCAGGATGGCATTGAATACACGCAAACTAAAAATGATCCGAATCGAACCATGCCGGGTCTGAGAGAGATGACAGAGAAAGCTCTGGATATCCTTTCTCAGGACGAGGATGGCTTTTTCCTCATGATCGAGGGAGGCCGAATCGACTGGGCAGGCCATGATAATGATGCCGGGACTATGCTGCATGAAATGCTCAAGTTTGATGAAGCCGTAAACTATGTTTATGAGTGGGCGCGCAAGCGTAATGATACATTGGTTTTAGTTACGGCAGACCATGAAACTGGCGGCTTTGGTTTTAGTTACACTCGCGCCAACTTGCCTGAAGCAAAAGAAGTAACTGGCAAGGCATTTGCCAATGCTCAATATAAGCCAAATTTCAATTTTGGTAGTTTCGATATTCTCGACAAGCTATATATGCAGAAAAAGAGCTTTGCGAATATCCTTGCTGATTATGACAGTGGGGAAAAAACAGCGGAGGCGTTGGCCAAACTGGTAAATGAAAATAGCGAGTTTGATATCACTGTTGACCAAGCCAATGAAATTCTTGCTCGCGAAAATAATGACTATCACGTTAAAGGGCACAAGTACCTAGACTCAAAGAGTTTCCCAAAAGTTAATGACTTTAAATCGTTTTATGTTTATGGCGATGAAATTCGAAATGACTTATTGGGGCGTGCGTTGAGTGAACAGCAAAATGTTGTATGGGGAACGGGTACACACACTAGCACGCCGGTTGCTGTGATTGCCTTTGGCCCAGATGCTGTTGAGAGTAAGTTCTCTTCAATGACTCACCATATTGAATTAGGCAAAATGGCCAAGAAAGCAATAGCCGGTGAGATATAA
- a CDS encoding DUF1269 domain-containing protein has product MVRLYFLLPDVKSVVGVADELRSLGVDDHHMHLLSNSSHDARMAHVPVAHAFHVSDAWNMTKRGALAGLLCGFWAVLLSSSGMYIGFVMFMQGGIIGAGAGALMGAIIGLGRNEVNIEEHELDIEEGKQMLLVDVDKNHQYEVIEKIRSHHREVEIETSHDYLHF; this is encoded by the coding sequence ATGGTTCGTCTTTATTTTTTACTTCCTGATGTAAAAAGTGTCGTAGGTGTTGCCGACGAGCTGAGAAGTTTGGGTGTTGATGATCACCATATGCACCTGCTATCAAACAGTTCTCATGATGCCCGGATGGCGCATGTTCCGGTAGCCCATGCCTTTCATGTTAGCGATGCATGGAATATGACAAAAAGAGGGGCGTTAGCAGGTCTGCTGTGTGGATTTTGGGCGGTGCTGCTATCATCATCCGGAATGTATATTGGTTTTGTTATGTTTATGCAGGGCGGCATTATTGGTGCAGGGGCTGGCGCACTGATGGGGGCCATAATCGGCTTGGGCCGGAACGAGGTCAATATTGAAGAGCACGAGCTTGATATTGAAGAGGGAAAACAAATGTTGCTGGTGGATGTTGATAAAAACCATCAATACGAAGTGATAGAGAAAATTCGCAGCCACCACCGGGAAGTTGAAATAGAAACCTCACATGACTATTTACACTTCTAG
- a CDS encoding acetyl-CoA C-acetyltransferase produces the protein MKNVVIVAAGRTPIGTFGGSLSSLTADQLGSLTIKALLEKYSISPDHVDEVILGQVLTAGCGQNPARQASVNAGIPVTVPAMTINKVCGSGLKAVHMAAQAIACGDAELIIAGGQESMSQSPHVLPKSRNGQKMGNWNLVDTMVNDGLWDAFNDYHMGITAENIAEKFEISREEQDQFAVASQQKAEAAQKANRFADEIIPVSVPQRRGEPVIVDTDENPRHGANMESMGKMRPAFKKDGSITAANASSLNDGAATVIVCSEEKAKELGLTPLATIKAYANAGVDPSIMGTGPVPATQQCLSNAGWTIDDLDLIEANEAFAAQAISVNRGLGWDTDKVNVNGGAIALGHPIGASGCRVLVTLIHEMIKRDAKKGLATLCIGGGMGVSLAIER, from the coding sequence ATGAAAAATGTTGTTATTGTTGCTGCAGGGCGCACACCAATAGGCACCTTCGGCGGCAGCCTTTCATCACTGACGGCAGACCAGCTCGGATCACTCACAATAAAAGCGTTGCTCGAAAAATACTCCATTTCGCCTGACCATGTCGACGAGGTCATACTAGGCCAGGTGCTTACCGCAGGGTGTGGCCAAAACCCTGCAAGACAGGCTTCAGTTAACGCAGGCATACCTGTCACCGTTCCAGCGATGACTATTAACAAAGTATGCGGCTCCGGGCTTAAAGCAGTTCATATGGCAGCCCAAGCCATTGCCTGTGGTGACGCTGAACTGATTATTGCTGGCGGGCAAGAAAGCATGAGCCAATCACCTCATGTGTTACCCAAGTCCAGGAATGGTCAAAAGATGGGTAACTGGAACCTGGTAGACACAATGGTTAACGATGGCCTTTGGGATGCATTTAACGATTACCATATGGGTATTACTGCAGAAAATATTGCTGAAAAGTTTGAAATATCCAGAGAAGAGCAAGACCAGTTTGCAGTCGCATCACAGCAGAAAGCTGAAGCGGCTCAAAAAGCAAACCGGTTTGCGGATGAGATTATCCCTGTATCCGTTCCTCAGCGCAGAGGGGAACCCGTTATTGTCGATACAGACGAAAACCCACGCCATGGTGCAAACATGGAATCAATGGGTAAGATGCGCCCAGCATTCAAAAAAGACGGTTCAATTACGGCGGCAAATGCCTCTTCTCTCAACGACGGTGCTGCAACCGTTATTGTTTGTAGTGAAGAGAAAGCAAAAGAACTGGGTTTAACACCTCTAGCCACGATCAAAGCCTATGCTAATGCGGGTGTAGACCCTAGCATCATGGGAACAGGCCCGGTGCCTGCGACCCAACAGTGCTTGAGCAATGCTGGCTGGACAATTGATGATTTAGACCTTATCGAAGCAAACGAAGCATTCGCGGCTCAGGCAATTTCAGTTAACCGAGGGCTAGGTTGGGATACAGACAAGGTTAATGTGAATGGCGGAGCCATAGCGCTCGGGCACCCGATTGGCGCATCAGGTTGTCGGGTTCTGGTAACACTGATTCATGAAATGATAAAACGCGATGCCAAGAAAGGGCTTGCAACACTCTGTATCGGCGGCGGAATGGGGGTCTCTCTGGCGATTGAGCGCTAG
- a CDS encoding DUF4123 domain-containing protein codes for MKHDAISLDLLYEKLWPDHGENTYAFLDAASHQALPAKIWELEKEPQAISLFFQSSAAELSEQAPYIVKLEKESSLTNWILGSWQKQPVGFFFTSSLSLDALFILYRARVCVVDDDGKPMLFRFYDPRVMLAYLQYAPEQSVEQLVYPISRLMIWDYYNEEIALYEQVSNADLTDTMMTTRRFEQRLTPILTSALLPFKILSYLKLNFIEKTHAFTDAEILTRIRDDYIPRATRLGFNDDSSVGLLSSLSLEFGDRFETHPIIINATKDRKYNSLSDALSGIDEITWEYIREHNWGAAPLKKGLGQ; via the coding sequence ATGAAGCATGATGCAATCAGCTTGGACTTGCTCTATGAAAAATTGTGGCCTGATCATGGAGAAAACACTTATGCTTTTTTAGATGCTGCCTCTCACCAAGCATTGCCAGCCAAGATATGGGAACTAGAAAAAGAACCTCAAGCCATATCGTTGTTTTTCCAGTCGTCTGCCGCCGAGCTGTCAGAGCAAGCCCCGTATATTGTTAAACTTGAGAAAGAATCATCACTTACGAATTGGATCTTGGGTAGTTGGCAAAAACAGCCTGTCGGGTTTTTCTTCACATCGTCTCTTTCTTTGGATGCGCTATTTATTTTATATAGAGCCAGAGTTTGTGTAGTTGATGACGATGGCAAGCCGATGTTATTTCGCTTTTATGACCCACGCGTGATGCTTGCGTATCTCCAATATGCCCCCGAGCAGAGTGTTGAGCAACTAGTGTACCCCATTTCGAGACTCATGATATGGGATTATTACAACGAAGAAATCGCACTTTATGAGCAAGTGAGCAATGCAGACTTGACCGACACAATGATGACTACTCGTCGATTTGAACAGAGGCTTACTCCCATCCTTACATCAGCCTTATTGCCCTTCAAAATATTGAGTTATTTGAAGTTGAACTTTATTGAAAAAACTCATGCCTTCACAGACGCGGAAATTCTAACGCGGATAAGAGATGATTACATTCCAAGGGCTACCCGATTGGGGTTCAATGACGACTCTTCTGTAGGGCTGTTAAGCAGTCTGTCACTGGAGTTTGGAGATCGTTTTGAGACCCATCCAATCATTATAAATGCCACAAAAGACAGAAAATATAACTCGTTAAGTGATGCGCTATCAGGTATTGATGAGATAACTTGGGAATATATCCGTGAGCACAATTGGGGTGCTGCCCCCCTCAAAAAAGGACTTGGACAATGA
- a CDS encoding pteridine reductase, with the protein MTESSRDTKTALITGAARRIGASIAKALHQRGYNVIIHYNHSKDDADCLVESLLAIRANSAVAIQANLQELSDLDRLSESATAQWGHINLLVNNASCFYPTPITDTITSQQSDNSTKLVDWNTIIDTNLRAPYFLSLSLADELRKVNGAIINLVDIYAERPLKHHSIYNISKAGIAMTTQTLARELAPEIRVNGVSPGAILWPENESTEQNAAQQRIVSQTPMARSGAPEDICEAVCYLAASSFVTGQIIKVDGGRSLYL; encoded by the coding sequence ATGACTGAATCAAGCCGCGACACAAAAACCGCATTGATCACTGGAGCTGCCCGGCGCATAGGTGCAAGCATTGCGAAAGCGCTTCACCAGCGAGGCTATAATGTCATCATTCATTATAACCACAGTAAAGATGACGCTGATTGCTTAGTCGAAAGCCTGCTCGCAATACGAGCAAACTCCGCCGTCGCCATTCAAGCCAACCTTCAGGAATTGAGCGACCTAGACCGGCTATCTGAATCTGCAACGGCACAGTGGGGGCATATCAACCTGTTGGTTAACAATGCATCATGCTTCTATCCGACGCCTATCACTGACACAATCACAAGCCAGCAAAGCGATAACTCAACCAAGCTGGTTGACTGGAACACGATAATTGATACAAATCTACGCGCGCCTTACTTCCTATCCCTATCATTAGCCGATGAACTACGAAAGGTGAATGGCGCAATCATTAATCTTGTAGATATCTACGCTGAGCGACCTCTTAAACATCACTCTATCTACAACATAAGCAAAGCCGGTATCGCGATGACCACTCAAACACTGGCGAGAGAGTTGGCCCCGGAGATACGTGTAAATGGTGTCTCTCCTGGCGCTATTTTATGGCCCGAAAACGAATCAACTGAGCAGAATGCAGCGCAGCAGAGGATTGTATCCCAGACGCCCATGGCTCGCAGCGGAGCCCCTGAAGATATCTGCGAAGCAGTGTGTTATCTCGCTGCCAGCTCATTTGTGACAGGACAAATCATCAAGGTTGATGGAGGAAGAAGTCTCTATCTCTAG
- a CDS encoding type VI secretion system Vgr family protein — MSATPSSLPNQQRWNARLMLSVAGLNDLLRVVHFNGHEAISALYEYSIEVACENPSLSLNDLIGRQASFQIKDSQGNTRTILGAVYSVTQGAMQRRFSFYTLTIVPQFKWLQHRHGFRIFQDQDVPSILKQVFDDAGLDSQSVRFQLSSHYPLREYCVQYDENEWHFVARLMEEEGIHFHFEHTERQPVMVIADNPAAFRPLTPRRDIKFQGNSGQSGDEATLHAFCWSQQVGHDRVTFNDYDYEKPNRSLMSSAQNSRDASLEQYRYPGGYKQSEEGDRLSRIALARESIASCKIDAAGTVSFLSSGAVFSLSQHPRSDFNDDFLIAELRQSGDQPQVLEEQSGSGSYRFTAEVSCVPSSMEYRSQRGYQRPLIKGSQTAVVHGAPGETIYTDDLGRIKVNFHWERENKSSCWVRVSQSWASNQWGAINLPRVGQEVIVDFVDGNPDHPIVTGCVYHSLHKPPYKLPDHKTRTSFKTQSVPAGGFNELRIEDKKGQEQIFVHAQKDLDLKVLENHKTHVGADNHLIVGKSRFEQIKGEINQSADGDIKCQTGGGYHLTVKGDQQAKVGGDIKQQSGGDVHIKAGSKVTIDAGVELTIKAGGAFVKLSPAGVQIQGATINLNGGGSAGSASAASPKTPEAAIEVVGEGAGKRAEKGKANQPHKQEAIDFHHDGGALSFLTADKLEVASSNASALQTACEVCGEPGGCGHEA, encoded by the coding sequence ATGTCGGCCACACCGTCTTCACTGCCAAACCAGCAGCGCTGGAACGCTCGTCTAATGTTATCTGTTGCAGGTCTGAATGACTTGCTCCGGGTGGTTCATTTTAACGGGCACGAAGCGATATCAGCACTTTACGAGTACTCCATTGAAGTTGCTTGTGAAAATCCCTCTTTATCACTCAATGATTTAATTGGCCGTCAGGCATCCTTTCAAATAAAAGATTCACAAGGCAATACCAGGACTATTTTGGGTGCTGTTTATTCGGTCACGCAAGGGGCCATGCAGCGTCGCTTTTCGTTTTATACCCTGACGATTGTTCCTCAGTTTAAATGGTTGCAACACCGGCACGGTTTCAGGATATTTCAGGATCAGGATGTCCCATCGATTTTAAAGCAAGTATTTGATGATGCCGGGCTTGATAGCCAGAGTGTCAGGTTTCAACTGAGCAGCCATTATCCGTTGCGTGAATATTGCGTCCAATATGATGAAAATGAATGGCACTTTGTTGCCCGGTTAATGGAGGAGGAAGGGATTCATTTTCATTTTGAACATACTGAGCGTCAACCGGTGATGGTCATCGCTGATAACCCGGCAGCATTCCGCCCGTTAACGCCACGCCGGGATATTAAGTTTCAGGGAAATAGCGGCCAGTCAGGCGATGAAGCAACACTTCACGCTTTTTGCTGGAGTCAGCAGGTCGGCCATGACCGAGTGACGTTTAATGACTATGACTACGAAAAACCGAACCGTTCTCTCATGTCATCCGCTCAGAATAGTCGAGACGCCTCACTCGAGCAGTATCGTTACCCCGGTGGTTACAAACAGTCGGAAGAAGGCGATAGGTTAAGCCGTATTGCGTTAGCACGAGAATCTATCGCAAGCTGCAAGATAGACGCTGCGGGCACTGTGAGTTTTTTGAGTAGTGGCGCGGTCTTTTCGCTTAGCCAGCACCCGAGGAGCGACTTCAATGATGACTTCCTGATTGCTGAATTACGACAGAGTGGCGACCAGCCTCAGGTTCTGGAAGAGCAATCGGGCAGTGGCAGTTATCGCTTTACGGCAGAGGTTTCGTGCGTTCCATCCAGCATGGAATACCGCTCGCAAAGAGGCTATCAACGACCTTTGATTAAAGGTTCTCAAACGGCCGTCGTGCATGGCGCGCCAGGTGAAACGATCTATACCGATGACCTTGGGCGCATCAAAGTTAATTTTCATTGGGAGCGAGAGAATAAAAGCTCGTGCTGGGTAAGGGTCTCCCAGTCATGGGCAAGCAATCAGTGGGGAGCGATTAACCTGCCACGGGTCGGGCAGGAGGTGATAGTGGATTTTGTGGATGGCAACCCTGATCACCCGATCGTCACTGGCTGCGTTTACCATAGCCTGCACAAGCCTCCTTATAAACTACCTGACCATAAAACGCGTACCTCATTTAAAACCCAAAGTGTCCCTGCGGGTGGTTTTAACGAACTTAGAATCGAAGACAAAAAAGGCCAGGAACAGATATTTGTGCATGCTCAAAAGGACCTTGATCTGAAAGTGCTGGAGAACCACAAAACCCATGTCGGCGCAGACAACCATCTGATCGTTGGAAAAAGCCGATTTGAGCAGATAAAAGGCGAGATAAACCAATCTGCCGATGGCGATATTAAATGCCAGACCGGTGGCGGTTATCACTTGACGGTGAAAGGCGATCAGCAGGCCAAAGTCGGGGGCGATATAAAACAGCAATCTGGTGGTGATGTTCATATTAAGGCAGGTAGTAAAGTCACTATCGATGCTGGGGTTGAGCTGACAATCAAAGCGGGCGGCGCTTTCGTTAAGCTCAGCCCGGCGGGAGTTCAAATACAGGGTGCCACCATTAATCTGAATGGTGGCGGCAGTGCAGGGTCTGCCAGTGCGGCATCACCGAAAACACCTGAGGCGGCCATTGAAGTCGTAGGGGAAGGGGCAGGTAAGCGCGCTGAAAAGGGTAAAGCTAACCAGCCCCACAAGCAGGAAGCCATTGATTTTCACCATGATGGTGGGGCGCTTAGCTTTTTGACTGCGGATAAACTGGAAGTGGCCTCATCAAATGCCTCAGCCTTGCAGACAGCGTGCGAAGTGTGCGGTGAACCAGGGGGATGCGGCCATGAAGCATGA
- a CDS encoding multifunctional CCA addition/repair protein, with the protein MKIYLVGGAVRDRLLGLPVKDRDWVVVGATPQQMIDDGYQQVGADFPVFLHPKTREEYALARTERKKGKGYLGFECFSSPDVTLEEDLKRRDLTINAMASLDNEIIDPYHGQDDLKQKTLRHVSSAFSEDPLRILRVARFAARFSHLGFSIADETITLMTEIVDSGEAAHLVAERVWQETARALSEQSPWVYFETLKECGALSVLFPELDTLFGIPQPEQHHPEIDTGVHSLMSLKVACELSTDIAVRFAALVHDLGKGLTPTSEWPKHHGHEKKGLSLIKKLCTRIKVPNEVRTLSLLAGEFHTHVHRAFELKPATVLKVIKSSDAFRNNERFRQLLLVCEADAKGRTGFENCTYAQHQYFLDAFEAARSVQASTLIEQGFSGKELGQALQRSQQAQIQRLKQNYALTKSQQE; encoded by the coding sequence ATGAAAATTTACCTTGTTGGTGGCGCTGTACGAGATAGGCTTTTAGGCCTACCGGTAAAAGATCGCGACTGGGTGGTCGTTGGCGCAACGCCTCAACAAATGATCGATGATGGCTATCAACAGGTGGGCGCTGATTTCCCGGTTTTCCTGCATCCCAAAACCAGGGAAGAGTACGCATTGGCGCGTACCGAACGTAAAAAGGGCAAAGGCTATCTGGGGTTTGAGTGTTTTTCGTCCCCCGACGTAACCTTGGAAGAGGATCTTAAGCGCAGAGACCTGACCATTAATGCCATGGCATCACTGGACAACGAAATTATCGACCCCTATCACGGTCAGGATGACTTAAAGCAAAAAACACTTCGCCATGTTTCTAGTGCATTTTCAGAGGACCCTTTGCGAATTTTGAGGGTGGCTCGTTTTGCTGCTCGATTTAGCCACTTGGGCTTCTCAATCGCAGATGAAACAATCACGCTGATGACCGAAATTGTAGACTCAGGTGAAGCCGCTCACCTTGTTGCTGAGCGCGTCTGGCAGGAGACGGCTAGAGCACTGAGCGAACAGTCTCCCTGGGTGTATTTCGAAACCTTAAAAGAGTGTGGCGCACTCAGCGTGCTCTTTCCTGAATTAGACACATTGTTTGGTATTCCTCAACCCGAGCAGCATCACCCTGAGATTGATACCGGAGTGCACAGTTTAATGTCACTGAAGGTCGCCTGCGAACTCAGCACTGATATTGCGGTCAGGTTTGCCGCTTTGGTACACGACTTGGGCAAAGGACTAACACCCACGTCTGAGTGGCCAAAGCATCATGGCCACGAAAAAAAGGGCTTGTCTCTGATAAAAAAACTCTGCACCCGCATAAAAGTCCCTAATGAAGTACGCACTCTATCTCTGCTTGCAGGGGAATTTCACACCCACGTTCATCGTGCTTTTGAGCTTAAACCTGCCACTGTATTAAAAGTGATTAAATCATCAGATGCCTTTCGAAATAATGAACGATTTCGACAGCTTTTATTGGTTTGTGAAGCAGATGCCAAAGGACGAACTGGCTTCGAAAACTGTACATATGCCCAACACCAATACTTTTTAGATGCATTTGAGGCCGCCAGATCAGTGCAAGCATCCACGCTTATTGAGCAAGGGTTTAGTGGGAAGGAGTTAGGTCAGGCACTACAGCGCAGCCAGCAAGCGCAGATTCAGCGGCTAAAACAAAATTATGCGCTTACCAAAAGCCAGCAAGAGTAA
- the trmL gene encoding tRNA (uridine(34)/cytosine(34)/5-carboxymethylaminomethyluridine(34)-2'-O)-methyltransferase TrmL, which yields MINIVLFEPEIPPNTGNIIRLCANTGFQLHLIEPMGFILDDKRLRRAGLDYHEWAAAKIHKNYEAFLTSEQPERIFAFTTKGSHYYQDVAFKKSDYLMFGPETRGLPEDIRAQIPNEQWLRIPMKENSRSLNLSNTVALVVYEAWRQFDFEGGM from the coding sequence ATGATCAATATCGTACTATTTGAACCTGAAATTCCACCCAATACAGGCAATATAATCAGGCTCTGCGCCAATACAGGCTTTCAACTTCATCTAATTGAGCCAATGGGCTTTATCTTGGATGACAAGAGGTTACGACGTGCGGGGCTGGACTACCATGAATGGGCGGCAGCCAAAATTCACAAAAATTATGAGGCATTTTTAACTTCAGAACAGCCAGAACGCATCTTTGCATTTACCACAAAGGGCAGCCACTACTATCAGGATGTAGCGTTTAAAAAAAGTGACTATTTGATGTTTGGCCCAGAAACACGGGGCCTGCCTGAAGATATACGGGCACAGATACCAAACGAGCAATGGTTGAGAATTCCGATGAAAGAGAATAGTCGAAGCTTAAATCTATCGAATACTGTTGCCTTAGTCGTTTATGAAGCCTGGCGTCAGTTTGATTTTGAGGGGGGGATGTAA
- a CDS encoding T6SS phospholipase effector Tle1-like catalytic domain-containing protein produces MNINTHFSSASQLSSAKCNGGIACNKPDSIWISVFFDGTGNNIEVDEALGRMTNVAKLHKSAKELVNSGVYRIYINGVGTRSGDQGPIDYIRDSVYIGGASGAGGQARILYAKSKAADFLKDQNHAKTINIALFGFSRGAALARHFANVLVNEGLENQNDPGNPFKVGEHINIKFLGIFDTVGSFGLGGNNIDWGFEFEIPQAVEKTVHFIAAHERRSKFDLQSIRTSGCIPVSGRLKEVVYPGMHADVGGGYMQHEQGRHKELSRIPLHNMSQAAINAGVPLYSVEELKLSNPELYSVFEVSSELKRFYKSYCGQIPSTPNLYQSIAYHEALYFKWLKKLVAQPDEFTLLINKAKAHRKNLQDSIEPISKDEREKRVQIIKDLRDAQRRAPRKLTGVQLRLGVYDDPAYLEIHRELQGKQDEIESINNSIDDMEDAYAQLSESYYSAKWRDLYFKGVTPRFSPPASAFYHLSGAKGQMNEQRRVKSITREERDFLTWMDAPVSLPKEASLLFEKYIHDSVAHTPDPTGDRYFQRRAIFFQNDERWVSEKRA; encoded by the coding sequence ATGAATATTAATACCCATTTTAGTTCTGCGTCACAACTTTCTTCAGCAAAGTGCAACGGGGGGATTGCCTGTAACAAACCCGATAGTATATGGATTAGTGTTTTCTTTGATGGAACAGGTAATAATATTGAAGTTGATGAAGCGCTTGGAAGAATGACTAATGTAGCCAAACTACACAAATCCGCTAAAGAGCTGGTCAATAGCGGGGTCTACCGAATATACATTAACGGTGTGGGCACGAGAAGCGGCGATCAAGGGCCTATTGACTATATCCGTGACTCGGTCTATATCGGGGGCGCCTCAGGTGCAGGAGGGCAAGCTCGAATTCTGTACGCCAAAAGTAAAGCTGCTGATTTTTTAAAGGATCAGAACCATGCAAAAACTATCAATATAGCCCTATTTGGCTTTAGCCGAGGTGCCGCGTTAGCTCGGCACTTCGCAAATGTGTTGGTCAATGAAGGTCTGGAGAATCAGAACGACCCTGGTAACCCATTCAAAGTAGGCGAACATATTAATATCAAATTTTTGGGTATTTTTGATACTGTGGGTTCGTTTGGTCTTGGGGGGAATAATATAGATTGGGGTTTTGAGTTTGAAATCCCGCAGGCTGTAGAAAAAACTGTTCATTTTATTGCGGCTCATGAGAGGCGTTCTAAATTCGACCTACAGTCTATACGCACTAGTGGTTGCATACCTGTATCTGGCAGGCTAAAGGAAGTGGTCTATCCCGGTATGCATGCGGATGTTGGGGGAGGTTATATGCAACATGAACAGGGAAGACATAAAGAGCTTTCTCGCATTCCACTACATAATATGAGTCAGGCGGCAATTAATGCGGGCGTGCCTCTGTATTCAGTTGAAGAACTAAAGTTATCCAACCCAGAGCTATACAGCGTATTTGAAGTGTCTTCTGAGCTTAAACGTTTTTATAAGTCTTATTGTGGTCAGATACCTTCCACCCCAAACCTCTACCAATCTATTGCCTACCATGAAGCGCTTTACTTTAAATGGTTGAAAAAATTGGTTGCCCAACCCGATGAATTTACGCTTCTTATCAATAAGGCCAAGGCTCACAGAAAGAATTTACAAGACAGTATAGAGCCTATTTCCAAAGATGAGCGAGAGAAGAGAGTTCAAATAATTAAGGATCTTCGTGATGCCCAAAGGCGTGCGCCAAGAAAGTTAACCGGTGTTCAGTTAAGACTGGGGGTTTATGATGACCCCGCCTACTTGGAGATTCACCGGGAACTACAGGGCAAGCAAGATGAAATTGAGTCAATAAATAACTCCATTGATGATATGGAGGATGCTTACGCTCAACTAAGCGAGAGCTACTACAGCGCTAAATGGAGAGATTTGTACTTTAAAGGCGTAACGCCCAGATTCTCCCCGCCTGCATCTGCTTTTTACCACTTATCAGGGGCTAAGGGACAGATGAATGAGCAGCGCCGAGTTAAATCGATTACTCGCGAAGAACGTGATTTTCTGACTTGGATGGACGCGCCTGTTTCATTGCCGAAAGAGGCTTCACTGTTGTTTGAAAAGTATATTCATGACTCTGTCGCTCACACGCCAGACCCAACTGGAGACCGGTACTTTCAGCGGCGAGCCATTTTTTTTCAAAATGATGAACGCTGGGTATCTGAAAAAAGAGCTTAA